A window of Sedimentibacter sp. MB31-C6 genomic DNA:
GAATTGGGATAATTCCAGACTTAGGTTTAACTGCATTGCATACACGAATTATCGTTTCTTTTGTTGCATGTCCACTTGTATGTAATTTTACATAATTTATATCTTTTAGAAATTCAACTAAACCATCATTCTTAGTATCATCTCTATCTAAATACCCACCCCACATAGAATAAACAAATAAAAAATCTTCTTTTTCATATTTTTCTATTATATTTTTGAAAAAGTCATTTTGTCTTACCAACATACAAAATCCTTTTGTTCTTAATTTATCTTCTAAATTTTTCCCATAGGTAAGTGCATATTTAAAATTATAAAAATTTGATTTATTGCTACCAAATTTTGAAACTACATCTAAAATGCTCTTTTGATATTCATCACAAATAAAGTATCTGCCACGAGGATTCGAATTATAAAATAAGGCTATTCTATCAATATTCGTTGAAGAACATAATACAAATACATATTTTTTATTTTCATTGTTCATCAAAACTTTAGCTTGTTTCATAATTTCATCTTCACTAATAACAGTTCCTTCACGTGACAGCATAGTCCCTTCAATAATCAAAGTATCAACTTTCCCCACATATTTTTCAAGCATTTTTATAAGTTTTTTCCCTCTAAAAC
This region includes:
- a CDS encoding MBL fold metallo-hydrolase, with protein sequence MKVKIHRGTHQIGGCITEISTQTTKIIIDMGEELPNKNKAPHNIEIDGITKGIKDCNAVFFTHYHGDHLGLYKNILPDIPIYIGEAAKEIFLKLSERIDKEAVPIVQEFITFKALDKIRVGNIKITPLLIDHSAYDAYMFLIESDNKRILHTGDFREHGFRGKKLIKMLEKYVGKVDTLIIEGTMLSREGTVISEDEIMKQAKVLMNNENKKYVFVLCSSTNIDRIALFYNSNPRGRYFICDEYQKSILDVVSKFGSNKSNFYNFKYALTYGKNLEDKLRTKGFCMLVRQNDFFKNIIEKYEKEDFLFVYSMWGGYLDRDDTKNDGLVEFLKDINYVKLHTSGHATKETIIRVCNAVKPKSGIIPIHSENSKKLLDTDLNYPVHILNDGETIEIK